GGAAGGGATGATGTTTTACCTACAGGGAGAAACTTTTACAGCCTTGATCCCCACAGAGTTCCTACAAAAACTGCCTTTGAGATTGGTAAAAGACTTACTGAAAAACTTATTGAAAAGCATGTTACTGAAGAGGGGAGATATCCAGAAAATGTTGCTATTTATTGGCAGTGCTCAGACATCATGTGGGCAGATGGAGAGGGTATGGGTCAGATTATGTATCTTTTAGGAGTAAAGCCTATATGGCTTTCCAATGGAAGGGTCAAAGGGTTTGAAATAATTCCTTTAAATGAGCTTGGTAGACCCCGCATTGATGTCACCATCAGGGTCTCAGGTATTACAAGAGACAATTTCCCGATGTGCATCGAACTTATAGATGAGGCCATACAAGTAGTTGCCTCTTTAGATGAGCCATTGGATATGAATTTTGTTCGCAAGCATACTTTAGAGTTAATTGCTCAAAATGAAGTTGACTTTCGTTCAGCAACATTAAGAGTTTTCTGCTCAATGCCTGGTACCTATCAAGCAGGGACTCAGCTTGCTGTTTATGCTTCGGCATGGAAAGAAGAAAAAGACCTTGCGGAAGTATTTCTTTACTGGAATGGATATGCCTACGGAAAGGGAATCTGGGGTGAAAGCAAGCATAAAGAGTTTGCCCAGATTTTAAAAAGCGTTGATATTACTTACAATAAAGTAGTATCAGACGAGTACGATCTTTTGGGATGTTGCAGTTATTTTGGAACTTATGGAGGAATGACAGCTGCAGCAAGGCATTTAAGTGGTAAGGAGGTAAAAACCTACTATGGAGATACAAGAAATCCTGACCATGTAGAGGTAAGAACACTTTCTGATGAGATAAGACGTGTGGTAAGGACAAAGCTTCTAAATCCAAAATGGATTGAGGGAATGAAGAGACACGGATATAAAGGTGCTGGGGATATTTCAAAAAGAATAGGAAGAGTCTATGGTTGGGAAGCAACAACTAAAGAAGTTGATGACTGGATATTTGATGACATAGCAAGAACATTTATCATGAACGAGGAAAATAGAAAATTTTTTGAGGAACATAATCCATGGGCGATGGAAGAGATTGCCAGAAGACTTATTGAGGCGATGGAGCGCGGATTGTGGAATCCTTCCGAGGATGTAAAAGAGGTCTTGAAGGTATTTTATCTTGAAATTGAAGGCTGGATAGAAGAAAAAATGGGAGATATTAAAGGGGATTTTCAAGGAGGTTCAATTGATGTTATAACAGCAGAAGAGGTAGAGTTCTGGAAAAATAAAATGAGAGAGGTAATAAAATGATATTTCCATTTACTGCTATTGTCGATCAGGAAGAGATGAAGCTTGCATTAATTCTTAATGTGATCGACCCAAGCATCGGTGGAGTACTTATTATGGGTGAAAAAGGAACTGCTAAATCAACAACTGTTCGTGCTTTGGCTGATTTACTTCCTGAGATAGAAGTGGTTAAGGGTTGTAGATTCAACTGTTCCCCGGAAGGGCCTTTTTGCAGTGATTGTTTAGAAAAAATTAAAAATAACGAAACATTAGAGTTTGAAAAAAAGAAGATGAGAGTGGTTGAGCTTCCACTTGGAGTAACCGAAGACAGGGTTGTTGGGAGCCTTGATATTGAGCATGCAATAAAAAAAGGCGAAAAACGCTTTGAGCCAGGTATTCTTGCAGAGGCCAACAGAAACTTTCTTTATATTGATGAAGTGAATCTTTTAGAAGATCACATTGTGGATTTACTCTTGGATTCTGCAGCGATGGGAGTAAACACGGTCGAAAGGGAGGGGATCTCCTTTGTTCATCCTGCAAGATTTATTCTTGTTGGAACCATGAACCCTGAAGAAGGAGAACTCCGTCCACAACTTCTCGACAGATTTGGACTGTGTGTTTTTGTTAATTCATTAAAAGAAAAGAGTTTAAGAGTTGAAGTACTTAAAAGAAAAGCCGAATTTGATGATGATCCTGAAGGTTTTTTAAAAAAATGGGAACCTCATCAACAAAGCCTTGCCGCAAGGATCATAAAGGCAAAAGAGAATCTTAAAAACGTAAAAATTACTGAAGACGCTCTCTCTAAAGTTGTTGAGATTACTTCTCAATTAAATCTTGATGGTCATAGAGCAGACATAGTGATGTTAAAAGCTGCCCGTGCTCATGCAGCGTATAATGAAAGAAAAGAGATTATTCCAGATGATATTAAAAAAATTGCGCCTTTAGCTTTAAAACACAGGCTTAAAAGACTACCTTTTGAAGAAATCTCAACAGAACTGGAAAAGCTTAACGAAGTTATTACACGAATATAGAATGACTTTTTCAGATTTTGTAGACCAAGAACAGGCAAAACTTGCTCTGATTTTAAATGCAATACTGCCAGACTGTGGTGGACTTCTATTAGTTGGTAAGAGAGGAACAGGCAAGTCCACCCTCTTAAAAGCTTTCAAAAATATTGTTCAGGCTCTTAATATTCCTTTTGTTGAACTTCCCATGAATTCTACTGAAGAGGCAGTTTTAGGCGGAATTGATATTGAAGAGACAGTTAAGCAAGGTAGAAGAATTTATCAAAAAGGACTTGTTTCAAAGGCACACGGGGGATTTCTTATGATTGAAGATATAAACCTTTTCCCTAATGATATACTCTCCCTGATTTTTGAAGTCCAATCAAGAGGGGAAAATATCATTGAAAGAGAAGGAATTACACTAAAAGAGCCAGCTAAATTTCAGATTCTTGCAACGATGAACCCAGAGGAAGGAGATTTTTCAGCTCATTTTCTTGATAGATTTGGTATGTGCGTGATTATGGATGAAATTAAAGATAAAAATAAAAGGATAGAGATCGTAAAACTTAATCTCGACTGTGCAGATCAAAATAAGGATTTTCAGTTAATAGAAAGAATTTTAAAGTCAAAGGAATTTATCAAACAA
Above is a genomic segment from Thermodesulfobacterium commune DSM 2178 containing:
- a CDS encoding cobaltochelatase subunit CobN — its product is MEILKKIDWQRPEWKAIKEKILEINRKIEESREIESLLHGLSGGYIPPGPSGLIARGRDDVLPTGRNFYSLDPHRVPTKTAFEIGKRLTEKLIEKHVTEEGRYPENVAIYWQCSDIMWADGEGMGQIMYLLGVKPIWLSNGRVKGFEIIPLNELGRPRIDVTIRVSGITRDNFPMCIELIDEAIQVVASLDEPLDMNFVRKHTLELIAQNEVDFRSATLRVFCSMPGTYQAGTQLAVYASAWKEEKDLAEVFLYWNGYAYGKGIWGESKHKEFAQILKSVDITYNKVVSDEYDLLGCCSYFGTYGGMTAAARHLSGKEVKTYYGDTRNPDHVEVRTLSDEIRRVVRTKLLNPKWIEGMKRHGYKGAGDISKRIGRVYGWEATTKEVDDWIFDDIARTFIMNEENRKFFEEHNPWAMEEIARRLIEAMERGLWNPSEDVKEVLKVFYLEIEGWIEEKMGDIKGDFQGGSIDVITAEEVEFWKNKMREVIK
- a CDS encoding ATP-binding protein, with protein sequence MIFPFTAIVDQEEMKLALILNVIDPSIGGVLIMGEKGTAKSTTVRALADLLPEIEVVKGCRFNCSPEGPFCSDCLEKIKNNETLEFEKKKMRVVELPLGVTEDRVVGSLDIEHAIKKGEKRFEPGILAEANRNFLYIDEVNLLEDHIVDLLLDSAAMGVNTVEREGISFVHPARFILVGTMNPEEGELRPQLLDRFGLCVFVNSLKEKSLRVEVLKRKAEFDDDPEGFLKKWEPHQQSLAARIIKAKENLKNVKITEDALSKVVEITSQLNLDGHRADIVMLKAARAHAAYNERKEIIPDDIKKIAPLALKHRLKRLPFEEISTELEKLNEVITRI